In Scatophagus argus isolate fScaArg1 chromosome 7, fScaArg1.pri, whole genome shotgun sequence, a genomic segment contains:
- the tln2b gene encoding talin-2 isoform X4, with protein sequence MVALSLKICVRQCNVVKTMQFEPSTPVYDACRIIRERVPEAQTGQASDYGLFLSDDDPRKGIWLESGRTLDYYMLRNGDVLEYKKKQRPQKIKMLDGAVKTIMVDDSKTVGELLVTICSRIGITNYEEYSLIQEVTEDKKEDGMGTLKKDRTLLLRDERKMEKLKAKLHTDDDLNWLDHSRTFREQGVEESETLLLRRKFFYSDQNVDSRDPVQLNLLYVQARDDILNGSHPVSFDKACEFAGIQAQIQFGPHAEHKHKPGFLDLKEFLPKEYIKQRGSEKKIFQEHKNCGEMTEIEAKVKYVKLARSLQTYGVSFFLVKEKMKGKNKLVPRLLGITKESVMRVDEKTKDVVQEWPLTTVKRWAASPKSFTLDFGEYQESYYSVQTTEGEQISQLIAGYIDIILKKKQSKDRFGLEGDEESTMLEESVSPKKSTILQQQFNRVGRVEHGSVALPGIIRSGSIGGPDTFNVGTMPSAQQQITTGQMHRGHMPPLSLAQQALMGTINSSMQAVQQAQADLGYVDNPPPLGHDLASRAWVQNKVDESKHEIHSQVDAITAGTASVVNLTAGEPAETDYTAVGCAITTISSNLTEMSKGVKLLAALMDDEVGSGHKLMGAARMLAGAVSDLLRSVEPAAAEPRQTVLTAAGSIGQASGDLLRHMGEGETDEKFQDTLMNLAKAVANAAAMLVLKAKNVAQVAEDTILQNRVIAAATQCALSTSQLVACTKVVSPTISSPVCQEQLVEAGKLVDRSVETCVKACRSASDDGELLKQVGAAAGVVSQALSDLLQHVRHYASCGEPIGRYDQATDTIMNVTENIFTSMGDAGEMVRQARVLAQATSDLVNAMRSDAEAEVDVDNSKKLLAAAKLLADATARMVEAAKGAAAYPENEDQQQRLREAAEGLRVATNAAAQNAIKKKLVNRLEIAAKQAAAAATQTIAAAQNAAVSNKNTASHQQLVHSCKAVADSIPQLVQGMRSTQAQPEELGAQLALIMASQSFLQPGSKMVASAKSAVPTVADQAAAMQLGQCAKNLATCLAELRTATQKAHEACGPLEIDSALKTVQTLKSELQDAKMSVIDGQLKPLPGETLEKCAQDLGSTSKAVGSSMAQLLTCAAQGNEHYTGVAARETAQALRTLAQAARGVAASTREPQAAAAMLDSAQYVMEGSAMLIHEAHQALVHPGDAESQQRLAQVAKAVSHSLNNCVNCLPGQKDVDMALRSIGEASKKLLVEILPPCSKTFQDAQTDLNHTAAELNHSAGEVVHSSRGTSSQLAAASGKFSQDFDEFLDAGIEMAGHTQSQEDQIQVIGNLKNISMASSKLLLAAKSLSVDPGAANAKNLLAVAARAVTESINQLITLCTQQAAGQKECDNALRELEAVRGLLDNTNEPVSELSYFDCIESVMENSKVLGESMAGISQHCKTGDVVAFGESVGVASKALCGLTEAAGQASYLVGVSDPNSQSGHEGLVDPIQFARAHQAIQMACQNLVDPASSPSQVLSAATIVAKHTSALCNACRLASSKTSNPVARRQFVQSAKEVANTTANLVKTIKALDGDFSEENRNRCRVATTPLLEAVENLSTFANNPEFASIPAQISNEGSAAQEPIVRSARCMLDSSTYLLETARALVLNPKDPPTWSILAGHSRTVSDSIKSLITSIRDKAPGQRECDYSIDNINKCIRDIEQASLAAVGQTLPCRDDISMEALQEQLTSSVQEIGHLIDPVSTAARGEAAQLGHKVTQLASYFDPLIVASVGLASKLHDHQQQMTILDQTKTLSESALQMLYAAKEGGGNPKASHTHDAISEAAQLMKEAVDDIMVTLNEAASEGGMVGGMVESIAEAMGRVDEGTPPEPEGSFVDYQTTMVKFSKAIAITAQEMMTKSVTCPEELGGLASQVTVDYGQLAHQGRLAAATAEPEEVGFQIKTRVQELGHGCIYLVQKAGALQLSPTDSFSKRELIECARAVTEKVSLVLSALQAGNKGTQACITAASAVSGIIADLDTTIMFASAGTLNPENEESFADHRESILKTAKALVEDTKLLVAGAASSQEKLAQAAQSSAKTITQLTEVVKLGATSMGSEGPETQVVLINAVRDVAKALAELIGATKCAAGKPADDPSMYQLKSAAKVMVTNVTSLLKTVKAVEDEATRGTRALEATIECIKQELTVFQSKDVPEKSTTPEEFIRMTKGITIATTKAVAAGNSAQQEDVIATANLSRKAVYDMLTTCKQAAFHPEVSEELRSKALQYSSECTTGYINLLEQVLQVLQKPTAEQKQQLAAHSKHVAACVTELVQTAEAMKDGGSECVDPEDPTVIAETELLGAAASIEAAAKKLEQLKPRAKPKQADETLDFEEQILEAAKSIAAATSALVKSASAAQRELVAQGKVGSNLANAVDDGQWSQGLISAARMVAAATSNLCEAANASVQGHASEEKLISSAKQVAASTAQLLVACKVKADQDSEAMRRLQAAGNAVKRASDSLVKAAQKAAFDKTEDDSVVVKTKFVGGIAQIIAAQEEMLRKERELEEARKKLAQIRQQQYKFLPSELREDEG encoded by the exons ATGGTGGCTTTGTCGCTAAAGATCTGCGTACGCCAGTGCAATGTGGTGAAGACGATGCAGTTCGAGCCATCCACACCCGTGTACGATGCCTGCCGAATCATCCGAGAGAGAGTACCGGAGGCCCAGACAGGACAAG caTCAGATTATGGCCTCTTCCTGTCCGATGATGACCCCAGGAAAGGAATCTGGCTCGAGTCTGGACGAACCCTCGATTACTACATGCTCCGAAATGGA GATGTCTTGGAGTATAAGAAGAAGCAAAGGCCGCAAAAGATCAAAATGCTGGACGGTGCGGTAAAAACCATCATGGTGGATGACTCAAAGACAGTTGGGGAGCTGCTCGTCACCATATGCAGCAGAATAG GAATCACCAACTATGAGGAGTACTCCCTCATTCAAGAGGTGACggaggacaagaaggaggaTGGAATGGGGACgctgaagaaagacagaacgCTGCTGCTCCGAGatgagagaaagatggaaaagCTCAAAGCCAAACTCCACACTGATGATGACT TGAACTGGCTGGACCACAGCAGGACATTCAGAGAGCAAGGAGTGGAGGAAAGTGAGACCCTGCTGCTCAGGCGCAAGTTCTTCTATTCGGACCAGAACGTGGACTCTCGGGACCCTGTTCAGCTAAACCTGCTCTATGTTCAG GCTAGGGATGATATACTGAATGGATCCCACCCTGTCTCCTTTGATAAAGCCTGTGAGTTCGCAGGGATCCAGGCTCAGATCCAGTTTGGACCTCACGcggagcacaaacacaagcctgGATTCCTGGA CCTGAAGGAGTTCCTACCCAAAGAGTACATCAAGCAGAGAGGGTCCGAGAAGAAAATATTCCAA GAACACAAGAACTGTGGAGAGATGACGGAGATTGAGGCAAAAGTCAAGTATGTGAAGCTCGCCAGGTCCTTGCAGACGTATGGAGTGTCCTTCTTCCTGGTGAAG GAAAAGATGAAGGGTAAGAATAAACTAGTCCCGCGGCTGCTGGGGATAACCAAAGAGTCAGTGATGCGAGTGGATGAGAAGACGAAGGATGTGGTGCAGGAGTGGCCTCTGACAACAGTCAAGAGATGGGCTGCCTCCCCTAAAAGCTTCACCCTG GATTTTGGAGAGTACCAGGAGAGTTACTACTCTGTCCAGACTACAGAGGGAGAGCAGATATCTCAACTTATTGCTGGATACATTGATATCATTCTTAAGAAG AAGCAGAGTAAAGATCGTTTTGGCCTTGAGGGAGATGAGGAATCCACTATGCTGGAGGAATCAGTTTCCCCTAAGAA GTCCACGattttgcagcagcagttcaATCGGGTGGGTCGCGTGGAGCATGGCTCTGTCGCGCTTCCAGGTATAATTCGGTCAGGGTCTATCGGTGGCCCTGACACCTTCAACGTGGGCACTATGCCCTCTGCACAGCAGCAGATCACCACAGGGCAGATGCACAGAGGACACATGCCCCCACTG aGTCTGGCCCAGCAGGCCCTGATGGGTACCATCAACAGCAGTATGCAGGCTGTGCAGCAGGCTCAGGCTGACCTGGGATATGTAGATAATCCACCTCCCCTGGGCCATGACTTG GCATCCAGGGCTTGGGTTCAGAACAAAGTAGATGAATCCAAACATGAAATCCACTCCCAAGTTGATGCCATCACAGCTGGAACAGCATCTGTGGTCAATCTCACTGCAG GAGAGCCCGCAGAAACAGATTACACAGCGGTGGGCTGCGCCATCACCACCATCTCCTCCAACCTCACTGAAATGTCCAAGGGAGTCAAACTGCTAGCGGCATTAATGGACGACGAGGTGGGCAGTGGACATAAGCTCATGGGTGCCGCCAGGATGCTGGCAGGAGCTGTGTCAGATCTGCTCCGATCTGTTGAGCCTGCAGCCGCTGAG CCCAGACAGACGGTGCTGACTGCGGCAGGAAGCATCGGTCAGGCCAGCGGGGACCTGCTCCGTCACATGGGGGAGGGCGAGACCGATGAGAAGTTCCAG GACACGCTGATGAATCTGGCCAAAGCAGTGGCCAATGCAGCTGCTATGTTAGTCCTGAAGGCCAAGAACGTGGCCCAGGTGGCCGAGGACACCATATTGCAGAACCGGGTGATCGCAGCTGCCACTCAGTGTGCCCTGTCCACCTCGCAGCTGGTAGCCTGCACCAAG GTGGTGAGCCCGACCATCAGCTCCCCAGTGTGTCAGGAGCAGCTTGTCGAGGCCGGGAAGCTGGTGGACCGCTCCGTTGAAACCTGTGTCAAGGCTTGCCGCTCGGCCAGCGACGACGGCGAGCTGCTGAAGCAAGTCGGAGCAGCAGCTGGCGTGGTGAGCCAGGCCCTCAGCGACCTGCTGCAGCATGTCCGCCACTACGCCAGCTGCGGAGAACCCATCGGACGTTATGACCAGGCCACGGACACGATCATGAAcgtgacagaaaacattttcacttccaTGGGTGATGCAG GTGAAATGGTGCGTCAGGCCAGAGTGTTAGCCCAGGCCACTTCTGACTTGGTCAATGCCATGAGATCTGATGCAGAGGCCGAAGTTGATGTTGACAACTCCAAGAAACTGCTGGCTGCTGCCAAACTCCTGGCTGATGCCACAGCTCGGATGGTGGAGGCTGCTAAG GGGGCTGCTGCTTACCCAGAGAACGAGGACCAGCAGCAGAGGCTCAGAGAGGCAGCTGAGGGGTTGCGTGTAGCCACTAATGCTGCAGCTCAGAACGCCATCAAGAAGAAACTGGTCAACAGGCTGGAG ATAGCTGCTAAGCAAGCAGCGGCTGCTGCTACTCAGACCATCGCAGCGGCccaaaatgctgctgtttccaACAAAAACACGGCCTCACACCAACAGCTCGTTCATAGCTGCAAG GCAGTAGCAGATAGCATTCCCCAGTTGGTGCAGGGGATGAGGAGCACTCAGGCCCAACCTGAGGAGCTTGGTGCCCAGCTTGCCCTCATCATGGCCAGTCAGAGCTTCTTACAG CCTGGTAGTAAGATGGTGGCGTCTGCCAAGTCAGCAGTTCCGACAGTGGCTGACCAGGCTGCTGCCATGCAATTGGGCCAGTGTGCCAAGAACTTGGCCACCTGCCTGGCTGAACTCAGGACTGCTACCCAGAAG GCCCATGAAGCCTGTGGTCCTCTCGAGATTGATTCAGCCCTCAAAACTGTACAGACACTCAAGAGTGAGCTTCAGGATGCCAAGATGTCCGTCATTGATGGCCAGCTCAAACCTCTTCCTGGAGAAACA CTGGAGAAGTGCGCTCAGGATTTAGGAAGTACATCTAAGGCTGTGGGCTCCTCGATGGCCCAGTTGCTGACATGTGCTGCACAAGGCAATGAACATTATACAG GTGTGGCTGCCAGAGAAACGGCACAGGCTTTGAGGACATTGGCTCAAGCGGCCCGAGGAGTGGCAGCCAGCACCAGGGAACCTCAGGCGGCAGCTGCAATGCTGGACTCAGCCCAGTATGTCATGGAGGGCTCGGCCATGCTGATCCATGAAGCCCATCAGGCTCTGGTTCATCCAGGAGATGCTGAGAGTCAGCAGAGGCTGGCACAG GTGGCCAAGGCAGTGTCGCACTCACTGAATAACTGTGTGAATTGCCTGCCAGGCCAGAAGGATGTTGATATGGCCCTGAGGAGCATCGGAGAGGCCAGCAAGAAGCTGCTGGTGGAAATT ctCCCTCCCTGTAGCAAGACATTCCAGGATGCCCAGACTGATCTGaaccacacagcagctgaactcaACCACTCTGCAGGCGAGGTCGTCCACTCCTCTCGTGGAACGAGCAGCCAGCTGGCTGCGGCCTCAGGGAAGTTCAGCCAAGACTTTGATGAGTTCCTGGATGCTGGCATTGAAATGGCAGGACACACCCAG AGCCAGGAAGACCAGATCCAAGTCATAGGTAATCTGAAGAACATCTCCATGGCGTCCAGTAAGCTGCTGCTAGCTGCCAAGTCTCTGTCTGTGGATCCAGGTGCAGCCAACGCCAAGAATCTTCTAGCTGTGGCAGCAAG ggcaGTGACAGAGAGTATTAACCAACTGATCACGCTCTGCACCCAGCAAGCAGCAGGACAAAAGGAGTGTGACAACGCCTTGAGGGAGTTGGAG GCTGTCAGAGGCCTCCTAGATAATACCAACGAACCCGTCAGCGAACTTTCCTATTTTGACTGCATTGAGAGCGTCATGGAGAATTCCAAG GTCCTCGGAGAGTCAATGGCGGGCATTTCTCAGCACTGTAAGACAGGCGATGTGGTGGCCTTCGGGGAGAGCGTGGGTGTGGCATCCAAAGCTCTGTGTGGGCTGACGGAGGCTGCAGGACAG GCCTCCTATCTAGTAGGTGTGTCTGATCCCAATAGTCAGTCAGGCCATGAGGGACTTGTGGATCCCATCCAGTTTGCAAGGGCCCACCAGGCTATACAGATGGCTTGTCAGAACTTAGTGGACCCAGCCAGTAGTCCATCGCAG GTCTTGTCTGCAGCAACAATTGTTGCCAAGCACACCTCAGCTCTCTGCAACGCCTGTCGCCTGGCTTCCTCCAAGACCTCCAACCCTGTGGCCAGGAGACAGTTTGTGCAGTCAGCCAAAGAGGTGGCCAACACCACAGCCAACCTTGTCAAAACCATCAAG GCCTTAGATGGGGATTTttcagaggagaacagaaacaGGTGCCGTGTTGCTACGACACCACTCCTTGAGGCTGTAGAAAACCTGTCAACCTTTGCCAACAACCCTGAGTTTGCGAGCATCCCAGCTCAGATCAGCAATGAG GGCTCAGCAGCCCAGGAGCCTATTGTGCGTTCAGCGCGCTGCATGCTCGATAGTTCCACTTACCTTTTAGAAACAGCCCGCGCACTGGTCCTCAACCCCAAAGATCCTCCCACATGGTCCATACTAGCCGGGCACTCCAGAACCGTTTCTGACTCCATCAAGAGCCTCATTACCTCCATCAG GGACAAGGCACCAGGACAGAGGGAATGTGATTATTCTATTGATAACATCAATAAGTGTATCCGAGACATTGAGCAAGCTTCCCTAGCTGCCGTCGGGCAGACCTTGCCCTGCAGAGACGATATCTCTATGGAA GCGCTCCAGGAGCAGCTGACGTCCTCAGTGCAGGAGATTGGTCATCTGATTGATCCCGTCTCCACAGCAGCCAGAGGCGAAGCTGCCCAACTAGGACACAAG GTGACCCAGCTGGCCAGTTACTTCGATCCACTCATTGTGGCATCGGTGGGCTTGGCCTCCAAGCTGCACGACCACCAGCAGCAGATGACCATCCTAGACCAGACCAAGACCCTATCTGAGTCTGCCCTACAGATGCTCTATGCTGCCAAGGAGGGTGGAGGAAACCCAAAG GCGTCCCACACCCACGATGCCATCTCAGAAGCAGCCCAGCTGATGAAGGAGGCTGTGGACGACATCATGGTGACTTTGAATGAGGCGGCCAGTGAAGGGGGCATGGTCGGGGGCATGGTGGAGTCCATCGCTGAGGCCATGGGCAGG GTGGATGAAGGAACACCACCCGAACCTGAGGGCTCCTTTGTGGACTACCAGACCACAATGGTGAAGTTCTCCAAGGCCATCGCTATCACTGCACAGGAGATG ATGACTAAGTCGGTAACCTGCCCCGAAGAGCTCGGTGGCCTTGCCTCTCAGGTGACAGTGGACTATGGACAGCTAGCACACCAAGGACGCcttgctgctgccactgcagaGCCAGAGGAG GTTGGCTTCCAGATAAAGACACGGGTGCAAGAGCTGGGCCATGGCTGTATCTACCTGGTCCAGAAGGCTGGAGCCCTGCAGCTCAGCCCCACTGACAGCTTCTCCAAGAGGGAGCTTATCGAGTGTGCCCGAGCAGTCACAGAGAAG GTGTCCTTGGTACTGTCAGCACTGCAGGCGGGGAACAAAGGCACCCAGGCCTGTATCACAGCAGCCAGCGCTGTCTCTGGCATCATTGCTGACCTGGACACTACCATCATGTTCGCCTCAGCTGGAACACTGAACCCTGAGAACGAAGAGTCTTTCGCAGATCACAG GGAGAGCATCTTGAAGACAGCCAAGGCGCTGGTTGAGGACACCAAGCTGCTGGTTGCTGGAGCTGCATCCAGCCAGGAGAAACTTGCCCAGGCGGCCCAGTCCTCAGCCAAGACCATCACCCAGCTCACTGAGGTGGTCAAACTGGGAGCAACCAGCATGGGCTCCGAGGGCCCCGAGACACAG GTGGTTCTGATAAATGCAGTGCGGGATGTGGCCAAGGCTCTGGCCGAACTCATCGGTGCCACCAAATGTGCCGCCGGCAAGCCAGCCGACGATCCGTCCATGTATCAGCTAAAGAGCGCTGCCAAG GTCATGGTGACGAATGTGACGTCTCTTCTAAAAACAGTGAAGGCAGTGGAGGATGAAGCAACGCGTGGGACGAGGGCACTGGAGGCCACCATTGAGTGCATCAAGCAGGAGCTGACA GTGTTCCAGTCCAAGGACGTCCCAGAGAAGTCCACCACACCAGAGGAGTTCATTCGCATGACAAAGGGCATCACCATAGCAACGACCAAGGCCGTGGCTGCAGGCAATTCGGCTCAGCAGGAGGACGTGATCGCCACTGCCAACCTGAGCCGCAAAGCCGTCTACGATATGCTGACTACCTGCAAG CAAGCAGCCTTCCACCCTGAAGTGAGTGAGGAACTGAGGAGCAAGGCCCTGCAGTACAGCTCTGAGTGCACCACCGGATACATCAACCTTCTGGAGCAAGTGCTGCAG GTGCTGCAGAAGCCCACAGCcgagcagaagcagcagctggccGCACACTCGAAGCATGTGGCAGCGTGTGTGACAGAGCTCGTTCAGACAGCTGAGGCCATGAAGG